One genomic region from Pseudomonas sp. R5-89-07 encodes:
- a CDS encoding iron ABC transporter permease, with protein sequence MLAVWLSLALGPVSLPLFDTLRAALRLMGVPIEPLGLEQAELILGQIRLPRTLLGLAVGGVLALSGVAMQGLFRNPLADPGLVGVSSGAALGAAVAIVGGSFFGGLPDAFGPYLLSICAFLGGLGVTALVYRLGRRNGQTNVATMLLAGIALTALAGSAVGLFTYLADDATLRTLTFWNLGSLNGASYSRLWPLLLVSAGVALWLPRRAKALNALLLGESEASHLGIDVERLKRELVFCTALGVGAAVAAAGMIGFVGLVVPHLVRLLAGPDHRVLLPASVLAGASLLLFADLVARLALAPAELPIGIVTAFIGAPFFLYLLLRGRA encoded by the coding sequence CTGCTGGCGGTCTGGCTTTCATTGGCCCTGGGGCCGGTCAGCCTGCCGTTGTTCGACACCCTCAGGGCGGCGTTGCGATTGATGGGCGTGCCGATTGAGCCCCTGGGGCTCGAGCAGGCCGAACTGATCCTGGGGCAGATCCGTTTACCACGCACGCTGCTGGGCCTGGCCGTGGGGGGTGTGCTCGCGTTGTCGGGCGTGGCGATGCAGGGATTGTTCCGCAACCCGCTGGCCGACCCTGGCTTGGTGGGCGTGTCCAGTGGCGCGGCGTTGGGCGCTGCGGTGGCAATCGTCGGGGGCTCGTTTTTTGGCGGGCTGCCGGATGCATTTGGGCCCTATCTATTGTCGATTTGTGCGTTTCTGGGAGGGCTGGGCGTCACGGCGCTGGTCTACCGATTGGGGCGGCGCAATGGCCAGACCAACGTCGCGACGATGCTGCTTGCCGGCATTGCGCTGACGGCCCTCGCCGGTTCTGCGGTGGGGCTGTTTACCTACCTGGCGGACGATGCCACCTTGCGTACCCTGACGTTCTGGAACCTGGGCAGTCTCAATGGCGCCAGCTACTCGCGGTTATGGCCGCTGCTGCTGGTGAGTGCGGGTGTGGCGCTGTGGTTGCCGCGCCGAGCGAAGGCCTTGAATGCGCTGCTGCTGGGTGAATCCGAGGCCAGCCATCTGGGCATTGATGTGGAAAGGCTCAAGCGTGAGTTGGTGTTCTGTACGGCGTTGGGCGTTGGCGCGGCCGTGGCTGCAGCGGGCATGATCGGCTTTGTCGGGTTGGTGGTGCCGCACCTGGTGCGGTTGCTCGCAGGGCCTGATCACCGTGTGCTGTTGCCTGCGTCGGTGCTGGCGGGCGCGAGCTTGCTGCTGTTTGCGGACCTGGTGGCGCGCTTGGCGCTGGCGCCGGCGGAACTGCCGATCGGTATTGTTACCGCGTTTATCGGCGCGCCGTTTTTTCTGTATCTGTTGCTGCGAGGGCGCGCCTGA
- a CDS encoding hemin ABC transporter substrate-binding protein, whose translation MRLSASVIALVAGLLVSHAAQALDLPQRWVSAGGALSEWVTALGGESKLVGVDTTSQHPASLKALPSIGYQRQLSAEGILSLRPEVLVGTEEMGPPPVLAQIRGAGVQVEMFSAQPDLPSLKANLLHLGKLLGNEATAGELFRGYEQTLDQQKTTVAKARLTQKAPGVLLLLGHAGGKPLIAGRDTAADWILQQAGGHNLATHTGYKPFSVESLAGLSPDVLVFADRALSGEAARAALFKENPILASTPAAKHGRVIELDPTLLVGGLGPRLPQSLVRLSAVFYPAQAEPAP comes from the coding sequence ATGCGCCTGAGTGCCAGTGTTATTGCGCTTGTTGCCGGACTGCTGGTCAGCCATGCGGCCCAAGCCCTGGACCTGCCGCAACGCTGGGTGAGCGCCGGTGGCGCGTTATCGGAATGGGTGACGGCATTGGGAGGTGAGTCGAAGCTGGTGGGCGTGGACACCACCAGCCAGCATCCTGCATCGCTCAAGGCATTGCCCAGTATCGGTTATCAGCGCCAGTTGTCGGCCGAAGGCATTCTCAGCCTTCGCCCAGAGGTGCTGGTGGGCACCGAAGAGATGGGCCCACCGCCGGTGCTGGCGCAAATCCGTGGCGCGGGGGTGCAGGTAGAGATGTTCTCGGCGCAGCCCGATTTACCCAGCCTGAAAGCCAACCTGCTGCACTTGGGCAAGCTGCTGGGCAACGAAGCCACGGCCGGCGAATTGTTTCGCGGCTATGAACAAACGTTGGATCAGCAGAAAACCACGGTGGCCAAGGCCCGGTTGACGCAAAAAGCCCCCGGTGTGTTGCTGTTGCTCGGGCACGCTGGCGGCAAACCGTTGATCGCCGGTAGGGATACTGCCGCCGATTGGATACTGCAACAGGCCGGCGGGCATAACCTGGCGACTCATACCGGTTACAAACCGTTCTCGGTGGAATCGCTGGCCGGGTTGAGTCCTGATGTGCTGGTATTTGCCGATCGGGCGCTCAGCGGTGAAGCGGCCCGTGCGGCGCTGTTCAAGGAAAACCCTATCCTCGCTTCCACGCCAGCGGCCAAACACGGCCGGGTGATCGAGTTGGATCCGACGCTGCTGGTGGGCGGGCTCGGGCCGCGCTTGCCGCAGAGCCTGGTGCGGTTGTCCGCCGTGTTTTATCCGGCACAGGCTGAACCCGCCCCATGA
- a CDS encoding Rieske 2Fe-2S domain-containing protein encodes MKFLCPSAALAPDSSLGFDIDGCKLLAVRRAGVAYFYINRCPHRGIPLEWQPDSFLDSSASLIQCATHGALFLIESGECIAGPCAGQSLTALPGREDEHGLWVEL; translated from the coding sequence ATGAAGTTTCTCTGCCCCTCCGCGGCCCTTGCGCCCGACAGCAGCCTCGGTTTTGATATCGACGGCTGCAAACTGTTGGCCGTGCGGCGCGCTGGCGTTGCCTACTTCTATATCAACCGCTGCCCCCATCGTGGCATCCCGCTGGAATGGCAGCCGGACAGCTTCCTCGATTCCAGCGCCAGCCTGATCCAATGCGCCACCCATGGCGCGCTGTTCCTGATCGAAAGCGGCGAATGCATCGCCGGCCCCTGCGCAGGCCAAAGCCTCACCGCCCTGCCCGGCCGCGAGGACGAACACGGCCTGTGGGTTGAACTCTAG
- the sfsA gene encoding DNA/RNA nuclease SfsA, producing MRFHPPLEEGRLIRRYKRFLTDIQTLTGELLTIHCPNTGSMLNCMVEGGQVWFSRSTDPKRKLPGTWEIAETPQGRLACVNTARANQLVEEALRAGVITELNGFTALKREVPYGQENSRIDFRLEYPDGAAFVEVKSVTLGFDGSSVAAFPDAVTQRGAKHLRELAHLAREGVRAVQLYCVNLSGIDAVRPAVEIDAGYAAALREAKAAGVEVLAYGVRVTPEEICVERALKVLLGN from the coding sequence ATGCGTTTTCATCCTCCCCTCGAAGAAGGTCGGCTGATCCGCCGCTACAAGCGCTTTCTCACCGATATCCAAACCCTTACCGGCGAGTTGCTCACCATTCACTGCCCGAACACCGGTTCGATGCTCAACTGCATGGTGGAGGGTGGCCAGGTGTGGTTCAGCCGTTCCACCGACCCCAAGCGTAAATTGCCTGGCACCTGGGAAATCGCCGAAACGCCCCAGGGCCGGCTGGCGTGCGTCAACACGGCACGCGCTAATCAGTTGGTCGAGGAAGCATTGCGCGCCGGGGTGATCACTGAGCTCAACGGCTTTACCGCGCTGAAACGCGAAGTGCCTTACGGTCAGGAAAACAGCCGGATCGATTTTCGCCTGGAGTACCCCGATGGGGCCGCGTTTGTTGAAGTCAAAAGTGTCACTTTGGGCTTTGATGGCAGCTCTGTGGCGGCTTTCCCGGATGCGGTGACCCAGCGCGGTGCCAAGCACCTGCGGGAGTTGGCGCACCTGGCGCGCGAAGGTGTTCGGGCCGTGCAGTTGTATTGCGTCAATTTGTCGGGAATTGACGCGGTGCGTCCGGCGGTGGAGATCGACGCGGGTTATGCCGCCGCGTTGCGCGAGGCCAAGGCCGCGGGTGTCGAGGTGCTGGCGTACGGTGTGCGCGTCACGCCTGAAGAAATCTGTGTCGAACGTGCATTGAAGGTGCTGCTGGGCAACTAG
- a CDS encoding pyridoxal phosphate-dependent aminotransferase — protein sequence MAQPYSARSRAIEPFHVMALLARANELQSAGHDVIHLEIGEPDFTTAEPIIQAGQAALANGKTRYTAARGLPELREAISGFYQQRYGLNIDPQRILVTPGGSGALLLASSLLVDPGKHWLLADPGYPCNRHFLRLVEGAAQLVPVGPQQRYQLTADLVAQHWNQDSVGALVASPANPTGTILTRDELGGLSNAIKARDGHLVVDEIYHGLTYGTDAASVLEVDDDAFVLNSFSKYFGMTGWRLGWLVAPPEAVGELEKLAQNLYISAPSMAQHAALACFTPQTLSILEERRAEFGRRRDFLLPALRELGFGIAVEPEGAFYLYADISAFGGDAFAFCGHFLETEHVAFTPGLDFGRYQAGHHVRFAYTQNLDRLQEAVERIARGLQSWQG from the coding sequence ATGGCTCAGCCCTACAGTGCGCGCAGTCGCGCCATCGAACCTTTTCATGTCATGGCATTGCTGGCGCGCGCCAATGAGCTGCAGTCAGCCGGCCACGATGTGATCCACTTGGAAATCGGCGAGCCGGATTTCACCACCGCCGAACCGATCATCCAGGCAGGCCAGGCCGCGTTGGCCAATGGCAAGACCCGCTACACCGCCGCCCGTGGGCTGCCCGAATTACGCGAGGCGATCAGCGGTTTCTACCAGCAGCGCTACGGGTTGAACATAGATCCGCAGCGCATTCTGGTCACGCCCGGTGGCTCCGGCGCGTTGCTGTTGGCCAGCAGCCTGCTGGTGGATCCGGGCAAGCACTGGCTGCTGGCGGACCCAGGCTACCCCTGCAACCGGCATTTTCTGCGCCTGGTCGAAGGCGCGGCGCAGTTGGTGCCGGTTGGCCCGCAGCAGCGCTACCAATTGACCGCCGACCTGGTGGCTCAACACTGGAACCAGGACAGCGTCGGTGCGCTGGTTGCCTCTCCGGCCAACCCTACCGGGACGATCCTCACCCGGGACGAATTGGGCGGGCTGTCGAATGCCATCAAGGCGCGCGATGGTCACCTAGTGGTTGACGAGATCTATCACGGGTTGACCTACGGCACCGACGCCGCCAGCGTGCTGGAGGTCGACGACGATGCATTTGTTCTGAATAGTTTTTCGAAGTATTTCGGCATGACCGGCTGGCGCCTGGGCTGGCTGGTGGCGCCACCCGAAGCAGTCGGTGAATTGGAGAAGTTGGCGCAAAACCTCTACATCAGTGCGCCTAGCATGGCCCAGCATGCGGCCCTGGCCTGTTTTACCCCGCAAACCCTGAGTATTCTGGAAGAGCGCCGCGCCGAATTTGGCCGGCGCCGTGACTTCCTGCTGCCGGCCCTGCGGGAGTTGGGGTTTGGCATCGCCGTGGAGCCGGAAGGCGCGTTCTATCTGTATGCGGATATCAGCGCGTTTGGCGGTGATGCCTTCGCGTTCTGCGGCCATTTCCTGGAAACCGAACATGTGGCCTTCACCCCGGGGCTGGATTTTGGTCGTTATCAGGCGGGGCATCACGTGCGTTTTGCCTACACGCAAAACCTTGATCGGCTACAAGAAGCGGTTGAGCGAATTGCCCGTGGCTTGCAGAGCTGGCAAGGCTGA